In Lactococcus paracarnosus, a genomic segment contains:
- a CDS encoding ABC transporter permease: MNFFKRAIHSVTRQKSKSLILFAVIFLLGNILAGSVIIQQATQNVEKTTKQQMGALTTVDIDWNDPKVQKEMEKSNGSLNNPLSVKLIEKIGASPYVKNYDYSESSGFESQQLKQFAPSGSKKNKTEEKSDDKSGMANGMDTYIPIRGVQDPKIMDIALGKIKLVEGAIFSQTDIKKGTLVVLVSKEFASKNGLYVGDEMTIDQTLMTPGNMDEENKASTKASFDTKVKVVGTYQVLETVQKKSGKSDKADNGSVVHAATIGSGGGDQDMLDFATYNTIYMPNKAVHIINQGYMKYLMEKSPELFTGMSEKDLKEASESRYTPLYQLKSIDDLDKFKADTKPLLPKPYTIMASTDEFDKIAGQFNKLSKIAKAVIVAAISLSIILILLVILLFMRDRKRELGIYLSLGDKKSTIILQIMVEVLTVAIVALVISLVSGKFLGGFASEAFLSSSSSQEATNGMMGGNMMSTSSLFGSGTPINAKAILENYTVSFTPFYIVTYLLAGLGTVIVSVLLSTLYIFKLKPKKILLG; the protein is encoded by the coding sequence ATGAATTTTTTTAAGCGCGCAATTCACTCAGTCACAAGGCAAAAATCAAAGTCATTGATTTTGTTTGCCGTGATTTTCTTACTTGGTAACATCCTTGCAGGAAGTGTTATCATACAACAAGCGACCCAAAATGTCGAAAAGACGACAAAGCAACAGATGGGTGCACTCACAACAGTTGACATCGATTGGAATGATCCTAAAGTACAGAAAGAGATGGAGAAATCAAATGGTTCGCTAAATAACCCCTTATCTGTTAAACTCATAGAAAAAATCGGGGCTAGTCCCTATGTCAAAAATTATGACTATTCTGAATCATCGGGATTTGAATCTCAGCAGCTGAAACAATTTGCCCCATCAGGTAGCAAAAAAAATAAAACTGAAGAAAAATCGGACGATAAATCAGGCATGGCTAATGGGATGGACACTTATATCCCAATACGTGGTGTACAAGATCCTAAAATAATGGATATTGCTTTAGGAAAAATCAAGTTGGTTGAGGGGGCTATTTTTTCACAAACTGATATTAAAAAAGGGACGCTAGTCGTTTTAGTTTCTAAAGAATTTGCCAGTAAAAATGGCCTATATGTCGGTGATGAGATGACCATCGACCAAACCTTGATGACACCAGGTAATATGGATGAAGAAAATAAAGCATCGACTAAGGCATCTTTTGATACTAAAGTTAAAGTAGTAGGGACTTATCAGGTACTTGAAACTGTTCAAAAGAAATCAGGTAAATCGGATAAAGCAGATAATGGGTCGGTTGTGCATGCAGCAACAATTGGCAGCGGTGGCGGTGATCAAGATATGCTAGATTTTGCGACCTATAATACGATCTATATGCCAAATAAAGCAGTTCATATCATCAATCAAGGCTACATGAAGTATCTGATGGAGAAAAGTCCTGAGTTATTTACTGGTATGAGTGAAAAGGATTTAAAAGAAGCTAGTGAATCACGGTACACACCACTCTATCAACTCAAGTCAATCGATGATTTAGATAAATTCAAGGCGGATACCAAACCCCTATTGCCAAAGCCTTATACTATCATGGCATCAACAGATGAATTTGATAAAATTGCAGGACAATTCAACAAATTATCTAAAATTGCTAAAGCAGTCATCGTTGCAGCCATTAGTTTATCGATTATCTTGATTCTCTTAGTCATCTTACTCTTTATGCGCGATCGAAAAAGAGAGTTGGGTATTTATCTGTCACTAGGCGATAAAAAATCTACAATTATTTTACAAATTATGGTAGAAGTGTTGACTGTTGCGATTGTCGCACTAGTTATTTCATTAGTGTCAGGTAAATTCCTAGGTGGATTCGCATCGGAAGCTTTCCTAAGCTCAAGCAGTAGTCAAGAAGCTACTAATGGCATGATGGGTGGCAACATGATGTCTACTTCATCACTATTTGGTAGTGGTACACCTATAAATGCTAAGGCCATTTTAGAAAATTATACTGTATCCTTCACGCCATTTTATATCGTGACCTACCTACTAGCTGGCTTAGGTACAGTAATAGTTTCTGTCCTTCTCTCAACGCTTTATATCTTCAAATTAAAGCCTAAGAAAATTTTATTGGGGTAA
- a CDS encoding ABC transporter ATP-binding protein — protein MSIIETKKLAYYYQDGDMQRYILRDISVSFEKGKIYTIVGESGSGKTTLLAMIAGLDGAKDGQVLFEGKDIKEIGLDKYRRNKVSIIFQNNNLVPYLTAVENVLVAMDITDNPLPSDKKVIAYNLLDYIGITHDKADRLVSGLSGGEQQRIVIARALATNSDVILADEPTGSLDEARESEIVAIFQRLAHEDGKAVIMVTHSQEVAAKSDVTYRLKKGNLRQED, from the coding sequence ATGTCAATTATCGAAACAAAAAAATTAGCTTACTACTATCAAGACGGTGATATGCAGCGTTATATCTTACGTGATATTTCTGTTAGCTTTGAAAAAGGCAAGATTTACACGATCGTTGGGGAGTCTGGTTCTGGTAAAACAACATTACTAGCGATGATTGCGGGACTAGATGGGGCCAAAGACGGACAAGTGCTCTTTGAAGGAAAAGATATCAAAGAAATCGGTTTGGACAAATACCGACGAAATAAGGTATCTATTATCTTTCAAAACAATAATCTGGTGCCTTATTTAACTGCAGTAGAAAATGTATTAGTTGCCATGGACATCACAGATAACCCCTTACCGAGTGATAAAAAAGTGATTGCCTATAATTTACTAGATTATATTGGGATTACCCATGATAAAGCTGATCGATTAGTTAGCGGCTTATCAGGAGGGGAACAACAGAGAATTGTCATTGCTCGAGCTTTAGCAACCAATAGTGATGTTATCCTAGCAGATGAACCAACAGGAAGCCTAGATGAAGCGCGTGAAAGTGAGATTGTTGCTATCTTTCAACGCTTAGCGCATGAAGATGGCAAAGCAGTTATCATGGTGACACACTCACAAGAAGTTGCAGCGAAATCTGATGTCACTTACCGGCTTAAAAAAGGTAATTTAAGACAGGAGGATTAA